One genomic window of Cannabis sativa cultivar Pink pepper isolate KNU-18-1 chromosome 2, ASM2916894v1, whole genome shotgun sequence includes the following:
- the LOC115720682 gene encoding uncharacterized protein LOC115720682, with the protein MAYVPPHKRVSKKGSSQNPTPTPKPELPPFHTNNKNSKHNSSAAGITGYAYEHIHRWFAAGLDDRNLFPPSVDLQPLYVESANENVVQRLALFNNTDSNEKQSNNRLTKSFNRGPWEYIAETVLPDIHSSFEDFRNKMEESDQNHVKFTPLIILRFGKVLFRRGCALSEELLRGYRASFYTDILDSYIEYILEEGASESGLKFKLEKEVYTVFFREATQPDDSMSMCCKCRVLEDGKLNPHKIEHSYAHHMLRDISCLEKNLDLRLDLSTKKLVTNFSDDDLGSLKNLISSAVVDKDVKGGLTWPMGMTFSGEKFKVVKVWRVRSKVYKNQRLRLKIKDVNRSLGREATKEVVIMLKGVVSELMKKDVDRKLISEMLKNDLKVIWDNFLCCERFPKSITEISK; encoded by the exons ATGGCCTATGTTCCACCCCATAAACGAGTTTCAAAGAAAGGCTCTTCACAGAATCCCACTCCCACACCAAAGCCAGAGTTGCCTCCATTTCACACCAACAACAAAAATTCAAAACACAACTCATCTGCTGCTGGAATTACTGGTTATGCATATGAGCATATCCACAGATGGTTTGCTGCTGGTTTGGATGATCGTAATCTCTTTCCACCTTCGGTTGATCTCCAACCTCTTTATGTAGAATCCGCCAATGAAAATGTCGTACAGCGTCTAGCTTTATTCAACAACACTGATTCAAATGAAAAAc AAAGTAACAACAGACTAACAAAAAGCTTCAATAGAGGACCGTGGGAGTACATAGCAGAAACTGTTTTACCAGACATTCATTCTTCGTTTGAAGATTTTAGGAACAAAATGGAGGAGTCTGATCAGAACCATGTAAAATTTACTCCATTGATAATCCTTAGATTTGGCAAAGTTCTATTTCGCAG GGGGTGTGCACTTTCTGAAGAATTACTGAGGGGGTATAGAGCTTCATTTTACACAGATATTCTTGATTCATATATAGAATACATATTAGAAGAAGGTGCCTCAGAGAGTGGACTCAAATTTAAACTAGAGAAAGAAGTGTATACtgtattt TTTCGTGAGGCAACACAACCAGATGACTCTATGTCTATGTGTTGCAAATGTAGGGTACTAGAAGATGGAAAGTTGAATCCACACAAG ATTGAACATTCCTATGCACATCACATGCTCAGAGACATATCTTGCCTTGAAAAGAATCTGGACCTGAGGCTGGACCTAAGCACCAAAAAACTTGTAACTAATTTTTCT GATGATGACTTGGGAAGcctcaaaaatttaattagttcTGCTGTTGTAGATAAAGATGTTAAAGGTGGACTAACATGGCCTATGGGAATGACATTTTCTGGAGAAAAATTTAAGGTGGTTAAGGTATGGCGAGTAAGAAGTAAAGTATACAAAAATCAAAGGCTAAGGCTTAAGATCAAAGATGTTAATCGATCTTTAGGCAGGGAAGCTACAAAGGAAGTTGTTATAATGTTGAAAGGAGTAGTTTCAGAATTAATG AAAAAAGATGTTGATAGGAAGCTCATAAGTGAAATGCTTAAGAATGACTTGAAGGTTATATGGGACAACTTTCTTTGCTGTGAACGCTTTCCAAAAAGTATCACAGAAATTTCCAAATAA